A DNA window from Thermococcus sp. 4557 contains the following coding sequences:
- a CDS encoding glycosyltransferase family 2 protein, with the protein MEPEITVVLPTMNEEEAISIMLPRIKDVLERMGVPYEIVVVDKSTDRTPEIAKSMGARVIRQEGKGYGDAYLTGFRNARGRFIVMMDPDGSYDPEDIPKLLEPLFRGEADFVMGTRLKGEMDDGAMPWLHRRIGNPLLTWILNFLFKAGISDAHCGMRAIRRDALEKLPLQCKGMEFASEMVIEAAKRGLRTVEVPIKYHPRIGESKLSSFRDGWRHLRLMLLYSPSYLFLLPAVVFMLAGVVLMGYAYFIRSERLHTLILGSALTLLGFQILGFGISARVYAVKEGLDEPTRLTRFFMRYSILEEGLLVGGLMFIVGVLLGIYIFMEWSSSGYGALFMLREAVLVLTLTTLGLSVIFFSFFVSIYMLKGEH; encoded by the coding sequence ATGGAGCCTGAGATAACGGTAGTACTGCCCACCATGAACGAGGAAGAGGCAATATCCATAATGCTGCCCCGTATAAAGGATGTCCTCGAAAGGATGGGCGTTCCCTATGAGATCGTGGTCGTTGATAAGAGCACAGACAGGACGCCGGAGATAGCGAAATCCATGGGGGCGCGCGTGATAAGGCAGGAGGGGAAGGGCTACGGCGATGCATACCTGACGGGTTTCAGAAACGCTCGGGGCAGGTTCATCGTGATGATGGATCCCGACGGTAGTTACGACCCCGAGGACATCCCGAAGCTCCTGGAACCCCTCTTCAGAGGGGAAGCGGACTTCGTCATGGGGACTCGCCTTAAGGGGGAGATGGACGATGGGGCCATGCCGTGGCTCCACAGACGCATTGGGAACCCCCTCCTCACGTGGATACTCAACTTCCTCTTCAAGGCGGGCATAAGCGATGCCCACTGCGGCATGAGGGCGATACGAAGGGACGCCCTTGAAAAACTCCCCCTCCAGTGCAAGGGGATGGAGTTCGCCAGCGAGATGGTGATCGAGGCTGCAAAGAGAGGCCTTCGTACGGTGGAGGTTCCGATAAAGTACCACCCGAGAATTGGGGAATCCAAGCTCAGCTCCTTTAGGGATGGATGGAGGCACCTGAGGCTCATGCTCCTCTATTCCCCCTCGTACCTCTTCCTCCTTCCAGCAGTAGTTTTCATGCTGGCTGGAGTTGTCCTGATGGGGTACGCTTACTTCATCAGGTCGGAGAGGCTTCACACCCTGATCCTCGGTAGCGCACTGACCCTGCTTGGCTTCCAGATACTTGGGTTTGGAATCTCAGCCAGGGTCTACGCCGTTAAAGAGGGTCTCGACGAGCCCACCCGTCTGACGAGGTTCTTCATGAGGTACTCCATACTCGAGGAGGGGCTGCTCGTTGGCGGCCTGATGTTCATCGTCGGCGTGCTCCTGGGAATTTATATCTTCATGGAGTGGAGCTCGTCCGGTTACGGGGCCCTCTTCATGCTCAGGGAGGCCGTCCTAGTGCTCACCCTAACGACCCTGGGGCTGTCGGTGATATTCTTCTCGTTCTTCGTCAGCATCTACATGCTGAAGGGGGAGCATTGA
- a CDS encoding glycosyltransferase family 4 protein, with product MRIAFIYDALYPEVKGGVERRLYELGKRLARKHEVHWYTFGWWGGRGTIERDGITIHGLGKPVELYRGGVRSPLEALQFSLRVLMGEVDSYDVVDCQEFPYLHAYPSRLRFGDSAAFVVTWHEYWGDYWGEYIPVGSSVGRAIERNLLRLTENHLAVSMHTLDRLKELARLNFGFVPNGIDFGLIRSVEPHPELRYDAVFVGRLIEHKNVGLLLEALRIILRDVPLFRVGIVGDGPMRGELERMARELGVEKNVDFLGFLPSFEEVVSVVKSSRVFAFPSIREGFGIAVLEANAAGVPAVVVSAPMNASADLIIAGRNGHVSDPTPVDFARKLLLVWEDSHRMRRPSVSYARGYDWDNVANQLERYYKGVANGA from the coding sequence ATGAGGATAGCGTTCATCTACGATGCCCTCTACCCCGAGGTCAAGGGAGGCGTGGAGCGAAGGCTCTACGAACTTGGGAAGCGGCTGGCCAGGAAGCACGAGGTTCACTGGTACACCTTTGGATGGTGGGGGGGTAGGGGGACTATTGAGCGGGATGGGATAACGATCCACGGCCTGGGGAAGCCCGTTGAGCTGTACAGGGGCGGTGTAAGGAGTCCCCTCGAGGCCTTGCAATTTTCCCTGAGGGTGCTCATGGGGGAGGTTGACTCGTACGATGTGGTGGACTGCCAGGAGTTTCCTTACCTTCACGCATACCCGTCCCGTCTGAGGTTCGGGGACTCGGCGGCCTTCGTTGTAACCTGGCACGAGTACTGGGGCGACTACTGGGGGGAATACATTCCTGTGGGGTCTTCGGTGGGGAGGGCCATTGAGAGGAACCTCCTGCGGCTGACTGAGAATCACCTCGCCGTTTCCATGCACACGCTGGACAGGCTGAAGGAGCTGGCGAGGCTTAACTTTGGCTTCGTTCCCAACGGCATAGACTTCGGCCTCATACGCTCGGTTGAGCCCCATCCCGAACTGCGGTACGACGCGGTCTTCGTTGGTCGCCTCATCGAGCACAAGAACGTGGGGCTCCTCCTCGAGGCTCTGCGCATAATACTGCGTGACGTTCCCTTGTTCCGGGTTGGAATCGTGGGGGACGGTCCCATGAGGGGAGAGCTTGAGCGGATGGCCCGCGAACTGGGGGTTGAGAAGAACGTGGACTTCCTCGGCTTTCTTCCGAGTTTTGAGGAGGTAGTTTCCGTCGTCAAATCCTCACGGGTCTTTGCGTTCCCTTCCATCAGGGAGGGATTCGGGATAGCCGTGCTGGAGGCCAACGCTGCCGGCGTTCCGGCGGTCGTTGTCAGTGCCCCAATGAACGCCTCCGCCGACCTCATCATCGCGGGAAGAAATGGTCACGTCAGTGACCCTACCCCCGTGGACTTTGCAAGGAAACTCTTATTAGTGTGGGAGGACTCTCACCGCATGAGGCGTCCTTCCGTTTCATACGCCCGCGGATATGACTGGGACAACGTTGCAAATCAGCTTGAAAGGTATTACAAAGGTGTTGCCAATGGAGCCTGA